A single genomic interval of Labeo rohita strain BAU-BD-2019 chromosome 13, IGBB_LRoh.1.0, whole genome shotgun sequence harbors:
- the chs1 gene encoding chitin synthase 1 isoform X1: MEELKQRGRKREGRHRDTWDPFQLNPIGAEKERKRTCFRILQNLVAVIVGLLVLVSGVMSKGSLLVLTTLTSPVSLRNDVDRQFYTLMLMCVLVMPNMLMFLKSLWKCVFKSYVAPNPKTLAIMCGIESLVAIGTAILVLIVMPRLDVLTNLCIPGGICILSAALQIAFRLQSQSWMILYPICSLILVISGYILLVVDYYVRETSHVPGQVEGCYIYVGIAIFASLLVSLNWWENPFQASTNIQEMLSQMDSFRDTVYVFTSVIRMALTLGVYFLYYCLIAETRIEWDAFTKASKGTVEIGLGLFFLQAFCSAACHWFGVVACKIHSVRFAFALPVSLTGPATLILGIILFLTQAESFAPSPETASLYVIENVTIHTPFWPFCHELQALKDLNTTPVVMLEITHSICKTSLNNPNAMWPFSMMALEGVCMWLGLVSCTYYVWKIKVQRIERTSQLFVRRLYESAFIDLSMLLNTKMKAVRSANKESSSSSNDDMENCVIYLCATMWHETYDEMLKIMTSMFRLDRYRGDPKEEHKDCFDFECHIFVDDAFMVEKDTNTKLVNTYVSDLIQVVMEVYRVFTNKEPDEVSIIETPYGGRLAFVMPEGNMLFVHLKDKQLIRHKKRWSQIMYLYYLLGWKGYNVKNPQKITRQNNPSRASLISLDGESYLLPSHDNDMKRRHISDDNTYIMALDGDTDFHPGALILLVDRLRMYDNVGAACGRIHPTGMGPMVWYQKFEYAVGHWLQKTAEHVFGSVLCSPGCFSLFRGSALMDDNVLKRYTTKATQASEYVQYDQGEDRWLCTLLLQQGWRVEYNAASDAYTNSPQEFKEFYNQRRRWGPSTLANTLDLLHSGAETVKRNTSISMIYILYQIFTVASSILGPASVTLMVAGAFQFVFGIEGTLCIIIAVIPPTLYMIICFVTKPNFQITIAAILSVIYAFLMTASFFSIIGDMVKQGTFITPTGLFLVSGAILYMVTAILHPQECTLIIYGLMYFICIPSGYLLLTIYSLVNMHIVSWGTRESSKGKEQKKQVGVVCHRDCKMCCWDVKVQVTQETDSLVLQQLQQAVNPHAPAAKAEPNEPEEPKSQSTQEVHSSLDANKHILDLKDEEMTHKKDVSKENLNKDNDERDNCSDRSGSSKSYEKKIDDDTDYDDDDDSDDDYDYNEYDALEPKEVVPESDWVDPVKTEFLKKLTYANLKRNLQEQIRYTLRNKNQEDLCEELVLILTDTLNEELKDKVGPEDVLSVAQLEELQYALNEAARRIVKTNRIENGAQRLERRVKRAIERTLVAPQVEKLSEDEYDFWEKLLERYLHPIQDDKAHLEEVTRELKSLRNKAVFLYFIINVLWIVATFFLQAIGTEVLSINIPKYYPNGTLADEPLRVEPLSLMFLLSFAILLIVQFLAMLYHRVYTLIHVVSYRSTEKNYKEKDEEDEDEGLILGNPVNLTVTADDL, encoded by the exons AGTCTCTGTGGAAGTGTGTCTTCAAGAGCTATGTGGCCCCCAACCCGAAGACACTGGCGATC ATGTGTGGGATCGAGAGTCTGGTGGCCATCGGGACGGCGATACTGGTACTCATTGTGATGCCTAGGCTTGATGTTCTGACAAACCTCTGCATCCCCGGAGGCATCTGCATCCTTTCAGCCGCGCTTCAGATCGCCTTCCGCTTGCAGTCGCAGAGCTGGATGATCCTCTACCCCATATGCTCCCTCATCCTTGTGATCAGCGGCTACATTCTACTCGTGGTCGACTACTACGTGAGAGAAACCTCGCACGTCCCGGGACAAGTAGAAGGTTGTTACATATACGTAGGCATTGCAATCTTTGCATCTCTGCTGGTTTCTCTGAACTGGTGGGAGAACCCTTTTCAGGCCAGCACTAACATTCAGGAAATGCTCAGTCAAATGGACTCTTTCAGAGACACAGTGTATGTGTTCACCAGCGTCATTCGAATGGCATTGACTTTGGGGGTGTACTTCCTGTATTACTGCCTGATTGCGGAAACTCGCATTGAATGGGACGCGTTCACCAAAGCCAGTAAAGGCACAGTAGAGATAGGCCTCGGGCTGTTTTTCCTGCAGGCGTTCTGCTCCGCCGCGTGCCACTGGTTTGGAGTCGTGGCCTGCAAGATCCACTCCGTGAGATTCGCTTTTGCTCTGCCCGTGTCGTTAACTGGTCCGGCAACACTGATCCTGGGCATAATCCTTTTCTTGACACAAGCTGAGAGTTTCGCCCCTTCACCTGAAACCGCGAGCTTATACGTCATCGAAAATGTTACAATTCACACTCCTTTCTGGCCATTTTGTCACGAACTTCAAGCTCTCAAGGACCTCAATACCACCCCGGTTGTAATGCTGGAAATTACCCATAGCATCTGCAAAACGTCACTCAACAATCCAAACGCCATGTGGCCTTTCTCCATGATGGCGCTGGAGGGCGTCTGCATGTGGCTCGGCCTAGTCTCGTGCACGTATTACGTGTGGAAAATAAAGGTGCAGAGAATCGAACGCACATCCCAACTTTTCGTACGCCGCCTGTATGAATCCGCCTTCATTGATCTCTCTATGCTGCTGAACACGAAAATGAAGGCGGTTCGTTCGGCAAACAAGGAGAG TAGTAGCAGCAGCAACGATGATATGGAAAACTGTGTCATTTACCTTTGTGCAACAATGTGGCATGAAACATACGACGAGATGCTGAAAATCATGACTTCGATGTTCAG ACTGGACAGATACCGAGGGGACCCGAAGGAGGAACACAAGGACTGCTTTGACTTTGAGTGCCATATTTTTGTCGATGACGCCTTCATGGTAGAAAAAGACACTAATACAAAGCTTGTCAACACCTATGTTTCCGACCTTATACAAGTAGTGATGGAGGTGTACAG GGTGTTTACAAATAAGGAGCCCGATGAGGTTTCCATCATTGAAACGCCGTATGGTGGTCGTCTTGCGTTTGTCATGCCAGAGGGAAACATGCTTTTCGTCCATCTTAAAGACAAGCAACTGATTCGACACAAAAAGAGATGGTCACAG ATCATGTACCTGTATTACCTGCTTGGCTGGAAAGGATACAATGTCAAAAACCCTCAGAAAATAACA AGACAAAACAACCCGAGTCGTGCCAGTCTCATATCATTAGATGGTGAGAGTTATTTACTACCTTCTCATGACAATGACATGAAGAGGAGGCATATATCCGACGACAACACCTATATCATGGCCTTGGATGGAGACACAGATTTCCACCCCGGCGCTCTAATACTGCTGGTCGATCGTCTGAGAATGTATGACAACGTGGGCGCAGCCTGTGGACGGATCCACCCCACTGGAATGG GCCCAATGGTGTGGTATCAGAAGTTCGAGTACGCAGTGGGTCACTGGCTACAGAAGACGGCGGAGCACGTGTTTGGTTCGGTTCTGTGCAGTCCAGGCTGTTTCAGTCTGTTCAGAGGATCTGCACTGATGGACGACAATGTCCTGAAACGATACACCACCAAAGCCACACAAGCCTCTGAGTATGTGCAGTATGATCAAG GTGAGGACCGCTGGCTGTGCACTCTCCTCCTGCAGCAGGGCTGGCGGGTGGAGTATAACGCTGCTTCAGATGCTTACACCAACTCACCTCAAGAGTTCAAAGAGTTTTATAACCAGAGGCGCCGGTGGGGCCCTTCAACACTGGCCAACACTCTCGATCTGCTCCACAGCGGAGCGGAAACGGTCAAGAGGAACACCTCCATCTCCATGATCTACATCTTATATCAGATCTTCACTGTGGCTTCCTCTATCCTGGGACCTGCCTCTGTCACCCTCATGGTAGCAG GAGCTTTCCAGTTTGTGTTTGGAATTGAAGGCACCCTTTGCATAATAATTGCTGTTATACCTCCAACTCTTTACATGATCATATGTTTTGTGACCAAACCCAACTTCCAAATCACAATTGCTGCTATTCTGAGTGTCATATATGCGTTCCTGATGACGGCATCCTTCTTTTCAATCATTg GTGACATGGTTAAACAGGGAACATTTATAACTCCTACTGGACTCTTCCTGGTGTCTGGTGCGATCCTGTACATGGTGACAGCCATCCTTCACCCTCAAGAGTGCACTTTGATTATCTATGGTCTGATGTACTTCATCTGCATTCCCAGTGGATATCTCCTCCTCACGATATATTCCCTAGTCAACATGCATATTGTATCTTGGGGCACTCGAGAATCCAGCAAGGGCAAGGAGCAGAAAAAGCAAGTGGGTGTTGTGTGCCATCGTGACTGCAAAATGTGCTGCTGGGATGTGAAAGTCCAAGTCACTCAAGAGACCGATAGTCTAGTCCTTCAACAATTACAGCAAGCCGTCAATCCCCACGCACCTGCAGCCAAAGCCGAGCCAAACGAGCCAGAAGAGCCAAAGTCTCAGAGCACCCAAGAAGTCCATAGCAGCTTGGATGCGAACAAACACATCCTGGACTTAAAAGATGAAGAGATGACTCATAAGAAGGACGTGTCCAAAGAGAATCTCAACAAGGACAACGACGAAAGAGACAATTGCTCTGACAGAAG TGGGAGTTCCAAAAGCTACGAGAAAAAAATCGATGATGACACAGACtatgatgatgacgatgacaGCGACGACGATTATGATTACAATGAATACGATGCTCTGGAGCCAAAAGAAGTTGTGCCTGAGAGTG ACTGGGTGGACCCGGTGAAGACAGAGTTCCTGAAGAAACTGACGTACGCAAATCTGAAGAGAAACCTTCAGGAGCAAATCCGATACACACTGAGAAACAAGAACCAGGAGGATCTGTGCGAGGAACTGGTGCTGATTCTCACCGACACCCTGAACGAGGAGCTAAAGGATAAAGTGGGTCCTGAAGACGTGTTGAGTGTGGCTCAGCTGGAGGAACTGCAGTATGCGCTGAACGAAGCCGCCAGGCGCATCGTGAAGACCAACCGCATCGAGAACGGAGCGCAGCGACTGGAGCGACGTGTCAAGAGAGCAATCGAAAGAACACTTGTGGCTCCACAGGTTGAGAAACTATCTGAG GATGAATACGACTTCTGGGAGAAACTGTTAGAGCGTTATTTGCACCCTATACAAGATGACAAAGCTCATCTTGAAGAAGTGACACGGGAGCTGAAGTCACTACGGAACAAG GCAGTGTTTTTGTACTTCATCATTAACGTCCTATGGATTGTAGCAACGTTCTTCCTTCAGGCCATTGGCACTGAAGTTCTGAGCATCAATATTCCAAAGTACTACCCCAACGGAACTTTGGCAGACGAACCCTTGAGGGTGGAGCCTTTGAGTTTGATGTTTCTGCTGTCGTTCGCCATTCTGCTCATCGTTCAGTTCTTGGCTATGCTTTACCACAG AGTATACACCCTCATCCACGTGGTATCGTACAGAAGCACAGAGAAAAACTACAAAGAAAAAGATGAG GAGGATGAAGATGAGGGACTGATCCTGGGGAATCCCGTTAATCTTACCGTCACTGCTGATGACTTATAA
- the chs1 gene encoding chitin synthase 1 isoform X2: MEELKQRGRKREGRHRDTWDPFQLNPIGAEKERKRTCFRILQNLVAVIVGLLVLVSGVMSKGSLLVLTTLTSPVSLRNDVDRQFYTLMLMCVLVMPNMLMFLKSLWKCVFKSYVAPNPKTLAIMCGIESLVAIGTAILVLIVMPRLDVLTNLCIPGGICILSAALQIAFRLQSQSWMILYPICSLILVISGYILLVVDYYVRETSHVPGQVEGCYIYVGIAIFASLLVSLNWWENPFQASTNIQEMLSQMDSFRDTVYVFTSVIRMALTLGVYFLYYCLIAETRIEWDAFTKASKGTVEIGLGLFFLQAFCSAACHWFGVVACKIHSVRFAFALPVSLTGPATLILGIILFLTQAESFAPSPETASLYVIENVTIHTPFWPFCHELQALKDLNTTPVVMLEITHSICKTSLNNPNAMWPFSMMALEGVCMWLGLVSCTYYVWKIKVQRIERTSQLFVRRLYESAFIDLSMLLNTKMKAVRSANKESSSSNDDMENCVIYLCATMWHETYDEMLKIMTSMFRLDRYRGDPKEEHKDCFDFECHIFVDDAFMVEKDTNTKLVNTYVSDLIQVVMEVYRVFTNKEPDEVSIIETPYGGRLAFVMPEGNMLFVHLKDKQLIRHKKRWSQIMYLYYLLGWKGYNVKNPQKITRQNNPSRASLISLDGESYLLPSHDNDMKRRHISDDNTYIMALDGDTDFHPGALILLVDRLRMYDNVGAACGRIHPTGMGPMVWYQKFEYAVGHWLQKTAEHVFGSVLCSPGCFSLFRGSALMDDNVLKRYTTKATQASEYVQYDQGEDRWLCTLLLQQGWRVEYNAASDAYTNSPQEFKEFYNQRRRWGPSTLANTLDLLHSGAETVKRNTSISMIYILYQIFTVASSILGPASVTLMVAGAFQFVFGIEGTLCIIIAVIPPTLYMIICFVTKPNFQITIAAILSVIYAFLMTASFFSIIGDMVKQGTFITPTGLFLVSGAILYMVTAILHPQECTLIIYGLMYFICIPSGYLLLTIYSLVNMHIVSWGTRESSKGKEQKKQVGVVCHRDCKMCCWDVKVQVTQETDSLVLQQLQQAVNPHAPAAKAEPNEPEEPKSQSTQEVHSSLDANKHILDLKDEEMTHKKDVSKENLNKDNDERDNCSDRSGSSKSYEKKIDDDTDYDDDDDSDDDYDYNEYDALEPKEVVPESDWVDPVKTEFLKKLTYANLKRNLQEQIRYTLRNKNQEDLCEELVLILTDTLNEELKDKVGPEDVLSVAQLEELQYALNEAARRIVKTNRIENGAQRLERRVKRAIERTLVAPQVEKLSEDEYDFWEKLLERYLHPIQDDKAHLEEVTRELKSLRNKAVFLYFIINVLWIVATFFLQAIGTEVLSINIPKYYPNGTLADEPLRVEPLSLMFLLSFAILLIVQFLAMLYHRVYTLIHVVSYRSTEKNYKEKDEEDEDEGLILGNPVNLTVTADDL, translated from the exons AGTCTCTGTGGAAGTGTGTCTTCAAGAGCTATGTGGCCCCCAACCCGAAGACACTGGCGATC ATGTGTGGGATCGAGAGTCTGGTGGCCATCGGGACGGCGATACTGGTACTCATTGTGATGCCTAGGCTTGATGTTCTGACAAACCTCTGCATCCCCGGAGGCATCTGCATCCTTTCAGCCGCGCTTCAGATCGCCTTCCGCTTGCAGTCGCAGAGCTGGATGATCCTCTACCCCATATGCTCCCTCATCCTTGTGATCAGCGGCTACATTCTACTCGTGGTCGACTACTACGTGAGAGAAACCTCGCACGTCCCGGGACAAGTAGAAGGTTGTTACATATACGTAGGCATTGCAATCTTTGCATCTCTGCTGGTTTCTCTGAACTGGTGGGAGAACCCTTTTCAGGCCAGCACTAACATTCAGGAAATGCTCAGTCAAATGGACTCTTTCAGAGACACAGTGTATGTGTTCACCAGCGTCATTCGAATGGCATTGACTTTGGGGGTGTACTTCCTGTATTACTGCCTGATTGCGGAAACTCGCATTGAATGGGACGCGTTCACCAAAGCCAGTAAAGGCACAGTAGAGATAGGCCTCGGGCTGTTTTTCCTGCAGGCGTTCTGCTCCGCCGCGTGCCACTGGTTTGGAGTCGTGGCCTGCAAGATCCACTCCGTGAGATTCGCTTTTGCTCTGCCCGTGTCGTTAACTGGTCCGGCAACACTGATCCTGGGCATAATCCTTTTCTTGACACAAGCTGAGAGTTTCGCCCCTTCACCTGAAACCGCGAGCTTATACGTCATCGAAAATGTTACAATTCACACTCCTTTCTGGCCATTTTGTCACGAACTTCAAGCTCTCAAGGACCTCAATACCACCCCGGTTGTAATGCTGGAAATTACCCATAGCATCTGCAAAACGTCACTCAACAATCCAAACGCCATGTGGCCTTTCTCCATGATGGCGCTGGAGGGCGTCTGCATGTGGCTCGGCCTAGTCTCGTGCACGTATTACGTGTGGAAAATAAAGGTGCAGAGAATCGAACGCACATCCCAACTTTTCGTACGCCGCCTGTATGAATCCGCCTTCATTGATCTCTCTATGCTGCTGAACACGAAAATGAAGGCGGTTCGTTCGGCAAACAAGGAGAG TAGCAGCAGCAACGATGATATGGAAAACTGTGTCATTTACCTTTGTGCAACAATGTGGCATGAAACATACGACGAGATGCTGAAAATCATGACTTCGATGTTCAG ACTGGACAGATACCGAGGGGACCCGAAGGAGGAACACAAGGACTGCTTTGACTTTGAGTGCCATATTTTTGTCGATGACGCCTTCATGGTAGAAAAAGACACTAATACAAAGCTTGTCAACACCTATGTTTCCGACCTTATACAAGTAGTGATGGAGGTGTACAG GGTGTTTACAAATAAGGAGCCCGATGAGGTTTCCATCATTGAAACGCCGTATGGTGGTCGTCTTGCGTTTGTCATGCCAGAGGGAAACATGCTTTTCGTCCATCTTAAAGACAAGCAACTGATTCGACACAAAAAGAGATGGTCACAG ATCATGTACCTGTATTACCTGCTTGGCTGGAAAGGATACAATGTCAAAAACCCTCAGAAAATAACA AGACAAAACAACCCGAGTCGTGCCAGTCTCATATCATTAGATGGTGAGAGTTATTTACTACCTTCTCATGACAATGACATGAAGAGGAGGCATATATCCGACGACAACACCTATATCATGGCCTTGGATGGAGACACAGATTTCCACCCCGGCGCTCTAATACTGCTGGTCGATCGTCTGAGAATGTATGACAACGTGGGCGCAGCCTGTGGACGGATCCACCCCACTGGAATGG GCCCAATGGTGTGGTATCAGAAGTTCGAGTACGCAGTGGGTCACTGGCTACAGAAGACGGCGGAGCACGTGTTTGGTTCGGTTCTGTGCAGTCCAGGCTGTTTCAGTCTGTTCAGAGGATCTGCACTGATGGACGACAATGTCCTGAAACGATACACCACCAAAGCCACACAAGCCTCTGAGTATGTGCAGTATGATCAAG GTGAGGACCGCTGGCTGTGCACTCTCCTCCTGCAGCAGGGCTGGCGGGTGGAGTATAACGCTGCTTCAGATGCTTACACCAACTCACCTCAAGAGTTCAAAGAGTTTTATAACCAGAGGCGCCGGTGGGGCCCTTCAACACTGGCCAACACTCTCGATCTGCTCCACAGCGGAGCGGAAACGGTCAAGAGGAACACCTCCATCTCCATGATCTACATCTTATATCAGATCTTCACTGTGGCTTCCTCTATCCTGGGACCTGCCTCTGTCACCCTCATGGTAGCAG GAGCTTTCCAGTTTGTGTTTGGAATTGAAGGCACCCTTTGCATAATAATTGCTGTTATACCTCCAACTCTTTACATGATCATATGTTTTGTGACCAAACCCAACTTCCAAATCACAATTGCTGCTATTCTGAGTGTCATATATGCGTTCCTGATGACGGCATCCTTCTTTTCAATCATTg GTGACATGGTTAAACAGGGAACATTTATAACTCCTACTGGACTCTTCCTGGTGTCTGGTGCGATCCTGTACATGGTGACAGCCATCCTTCACCCTCAAGAGTGCACTTTGATTATCTATGGTCTGATGTACTTCATCTGCATTCCCAGTGGATATCTCCTCCTCACGATATATTCCCTAGTCAACATGCATATTGTATCTTGGGGCACTCGAGAATCCAGCAAGGGCAAGGAGCAGAAAAAGCAAGTGGGTGTTGTGTGCCATCGTGACTGCAAAATGTGCTGCTGGGATGTGAAAGTCCAAGTCACTCAAGAGACCGATAGTCTAGTCCTTCAACAATTACAGCAAGCCGTCAATCCCCACGCACCTGCAGCCAAAGCCGAGCCAAACGAGCCAGAAGAGCCAAAGTCTCAGAGCACCCAAGAAGTCCATAGCAGCTTGGATGCGAACAAACACATCCTGGACTTAAAAGATGAAGAGATGACTCATAAGAAGGACGTGTCCAAAGAGAATCTCAACAAGGACAACGACGAAAGAGACAATTGCTCTGACAGAAG TGGGAGTTCCAAAAGCTACGAGAAAAAAATCGATGATGACACAGACtatgatgatgacgatgacaGCGACGACGATTATGATTACAATGAATACGATGCTCTGGAGCCAAAAGAAGTTGTGCCTGAGAGTG ACTGGGTGGACCCGGTGAAGACAGAGTTCCTGAAGAAACTGACGTACGCAAATCTGAAGAGAAACCTTCAGGAGCAAATCCGATACACACTGAGAAACAAGAACCAGGAGGATCTGTGCGAGGAACTGGTGCTGATTCTCACCGACACCCTGAACGAGGAGCTAAAGGATAAAGTGGGTCCTGAAGACGTGTTGAGTGTGGCTCAGCTGGAGGAACTGCAGTATGCGCTGAACGAAGCCGCCAGGCGCATCGTGAAGACCAACCGCATCGAGAACGGAGCGCAGCGACTGGAGCGACGTGTCAAGAGAGCAATCGAAAGAACACTTGTGGCTCCACAGGTTGAGAAACTATCTGAG GATGAATACGACTTCTGGGAGAAACTGTTAGAGCGTTATTTGCACCCTATACAAGATGACAAAGCTCATCTTGAAGAAGTGACACGGGAGCTGAAGTCACTACGGAACAAG GCAGTGTTTTTGTACTTCATCATTAACGTCCTATGGATTGTAGCAACGTTCTTCCTTCAGGCCATTGGCACTGAAGTTCTGAGCATCAATATTCCAAAGTACTACCCCAACGGAACTTTGGCAGACGAACCCTTGAGGGTGGAGCCTTTGAGTTTGATGTTTCTGCTGTCGTTCGCCATTCTGCTCATCGTTCAGTTCTTGGCTATGCTTTACCACAG AGTATACACCCTCATCCACGTGGTATCGTACAGAAGCACAGAGAAAAACTACAAAGAAAAAGATGAG GAGGATGAAGATGAGGGACTGATCCTGGGGAATCCCGTTAATCTTACCGTCACTGCTGATGACTTATAA